A region of Leishmania panamensis strain MHOM/PA/94/PSC-1 chromosome 33 sequence DNA encodes the following proteins:
- a CDS encoding hypothetical protein (TriTrypDB/GeneDB-style sysID: LpmP.33.3220) has product MLRRGLLHLARVLSADASLVSLPPNVQRCEVFRNVLSLDEEELIYAELGRVLQREGQTTIWRGSTPEDKVIKHVYLEMFGTEKEFTEVKNWQKKEVCHLPGLLWSPTLLRVLMDVAPPLIGGMPDTARVVEHHVPGYEMHVEHPTVGTGFLYFNLLSDTVLDFDDESTGRRGQVLLPARALMCASGEARWGFRFGEKTEEMHTYVLANGTSIRVETDMRLSVQVWKLNSNLLDGRLLQERLEDSLEMAAKRLAEEPAKRRELEKGPEEAATALQPPDVQTPSLTTAVDPQRPLDLFLAAAMESVSGKGVLGGDLAQSEGGLASGQAGAKKTMGDIRQNYGQYKQQFSKAYNILQDMKVMQDSGQPINDLWLKQKITESSSVDAGKDFQDGFDPSNIEGTWDNVDAKARFYKAKLKMMDYDGTAFLNSRMPDISQDAPLDMRSTIRKMAPHVKDGDKILASLPNSS; this is encoded by the coding sequence ATGCTGCGGCGGGGCCTTTTACATTTGGCGCGTGTCTTGTCGGCGGATGCGTCGCTGGTTTCGCTGCCGCCAAacgtgcagcgctgcgaggTGTTCCGGAATGTCTTGTCACTCGATGAGGAGGAACTTATCTACGCCGAGCTCGGCCGTGTTCTGCAACGCGAAGGACAGACGACCATCTGGAGGGGGTCTACGCCGGAAGACAAGGTCATCAAGCATGTGTATCTGGAGATGTTtggcacagagaaggagtTCACGGAAGTAAAGAACTGGCAGAAGAAGGAGGTGTGCCACCTACCGGGGCTGCTGTGGTCGCCGACACTTCTACGCGTGTTAATGGAtgtggcaccgccgctgatTGGCGGCATGCCGGATACAGCACGGGTTGTGGAACATCACGTCCCCGGCTACGAGATGCACGTTGAGCATCCCACCGTTGGCACCGGCTTCCTTTATTTCAATTTGCTGAGTGACACCGTGTTGGACTTTGATGACGAGAGCACCGGCCGGCGCgggcaggtgctgctgccggctcGCGCGCTCATGTGTGCCTCCGGCGAGGCGCGCTGGGGCTTCCGCTTTGGCGAGAAGACAGAGGAGATGCACACGTACGTTTTGGCCAACGGAACTAGCATACGGGTGGAGACCGACATGCGCCTCAGCGTGCAGGTGTGGAAGCTCAACTCCAATCTCCTCGACGGGCGTCTCTTGCAGGAGCGGCTCGAAGATAGCCTGGAGATGGCCGCTAAGCGACTTGCAGAGGAGCCTGCTAAGCGTCGTGAGCTAGAGAAGGGCCCCGAagaggcggcgacagcgctgcagccgcctgACGTACagaccccctccctcaccacgGCTGTCGATCCGCAGCGCCCGCTTGACCTGTTCTTGGCCGCGGCGATGGAGAGCGTATCCGGCAAGGGGGTGCTGGGCGGTGACCTGGCACAATCGGAGGGCGGCTTGGCGTCCGGCCAGGCAGGTGCCAAGAAGACGATGGGGGACATTCGACAAAACTACGGACAGTACAAGCAGCAGTTCTCTAAGGCGTACAATATACTGCAGGACATGAAGGTGATGCAGGACTCCGGGCAGCCCATCAACGACCTCTGGTTGAAGCAAAAGATAACAGAGTCGTCGTCTGTAGACGCGGGGAAGGACTTCCAAGACGGCTTCGACCCTTCCAACATCGAAGGAACGTGGGATAACGTCGACGCCAAGGCGCGCTTCTATAAGGCGAAGCTGAAGATGATGGACTACGACGGCACCGCCTTCCTTAACTCGCGCATGCCTGACATTTCGCAGGACGCACCGCTCGACATGCGCAGCACCATTCGCAAGATGGCCCCCCACGTCAAGGATGGCGACAAGATCCTCGCCAGTCTCCCGAACTCCAGCTGA
- a CDS encoding hypothetical protein (TriTrypDB/GeneDB-style sysID: LpmP.33.3230) has product MELREYPTVVAVVAGRFPLLFSALAQFAKDLGAANAEPMSVAGMKWDVRCRSVWLSNACAVEDIGDQALAILAPLPQLLRSFGKDGDDIENEVWSVLHLFSWALRCSAIGGSIATFLESCEELWMLVESEVVKAEPHDSAQLVLLDLLSALALHVAFSAALRKRLLVIAGKLTRLPLPVHFHTAVKLYYGCAVAEQEDEDGGVEKALDALHDAWERMTQQSAVIPPALQAAKWIFKAEAMHNFKTAIQLHRFLSSRCNGPALDVEDVMTFRKKACELPAALRAFCVHALPGNPLLWLHRALVNTPKPQLVTAITDTLADVVLDGAPEIQTGESTGATHVCVDKNTYTQLCLQQLWVSGMSVSLSGLLNRRDAVITAAVVRLLEWMAIHTSHDNSTRRVLLGAPSISHVADVLAGVAESDAVKEELKKKAVRAVVDHAFCLVCALDHAELTSVFNDTIVMSTSTLITEGKDDPVLLQHGLRALAHLAAAFPMAASVALDFDFLAEQCTNADSPAVSAGALIVGSLNVMSAIVLREPTVVTFEWIEILLGTLQNLDGWRHSVPDLDAALWRCVRHTVDASADCNEYLFTAEMENGLRNELGSLKCERAHLDSIMPSLLAIASRMQPSEYPHVYAATQEAITRVPAELWTQDMCDGALHFLVTSYPLLDSHQADEATARCTTTAAVAVLYGAAHSHLHLTAGACANLARGISKKGLITNAMTALFDLADDAAAVLVSSDAVAIPCEATKLCSAVLPLLHNLFVTCPTTRSPAAEERVQRISSVLARAPSSAFTPQLHLATLLLVEDTCSCRTHSSVTTESVKMQQVWTVLMSITQQAADKKSEEAWRAVLSRTYAVAHQLFLAFSAVPIVDQSDPRLSFVGKCGLPHVAMEECAALLQTVLNNEDARASLRRDYGESYTVALQHIANTVHHSSGIIPLSLQRYHEETKQN; this is encoded by the coding sequence ATGGAGCTGAGAGAGTACCCTACAGTTGTGGCCGTCGTTGCCGGTCGctttcctctgctcttctctgcgctCGCGCAGTTTGCGAAAGATCTCGGTGCGGCCAATGCAGAGCCCATGAGCGTCGCAGGTATGAAGTGGGAtgtgcggtgccgcagcgtgTGGCTGTCTAACGCATGCGCTGTGGAGGACATCGGTGATCAGGCGCTGGCCATCCTCGCCCCTCTTCCGCAGCTTCTGAGAAGCTTCGGAAAGGATGGCGATGATATTGAGAACGAGGTGTGGTCAGTGCTACATCTCTTCTCATGGGCACTGCGCTGTTCGGCGATTGGTGGGTCCATTGCGACCTTTCTGGAAAGCTGCGAGGAGCTCTGGATGCTCGTGGAGTCGGAGGTGGTGAAGGCAGAACCACACGACAGTGCGCAGCTGGTGTTGCTGGATCTTCTCAGCGCCTTGGCACTTCATGTCGCTTTCTCAGCAGCACTCCGCAAGCGACTGTTGGTGATCGCAGGGAAGCTGACGCGCTTACCACTCCCTGTGCACTTTCACACGGCTGTTAAGCTGTACTACGGGTGCGCAGTCGCCGAgcaggaggacgaggacgggGGCGTAGAGAAGGCGCTCGATGCGCTTCATGATGCGTGGGAAAGGATGACGCAGCAGTCCGCCGTAATCCCACCTGCACTGCAGGCAGCAAAGTGGATTttcaaggcggaggcgatgcacAACTTCAAGACCGCCATTCAACTTCATCGTTTTCTTAGCAGCCGCTGCAACGGCCCCGCCCTCGACGTCGAGGACGTAATGACATTCCGCAAAAAGGCGTGTGAGTTACCGGCGGCGCTTCGTGCGTTCTGCGTGCACGCACTTCCGGGGAACCCTCTTCTGTGGCTCCACCGGGCCCTCGTGAACACCCCAAAGCCGCAACTTGTCACGGCAATCACAGACACGCTCGCCGATGTCGTGCTCGATGGGGCGCCTGAGATTCAGACAGGCGAGTCGACGGGCGCCACTCATGTGTGCGTTGACAAGAACACATACACGCAGCTttgcctgcagcagctgtgggtGAGCGGAATGAGTGTGTCGCTCAGCGGTCTTCTGAACAGGCGGGATGCGGTTATCACGGCGGCCGTTGTGCGACTGCTAGAGTGGATGGCTATTCACACCTCACACGACAACTCAACGCGGCGCGTTTTGCTGGGCGCCCCCAGCATCTCGCATGTTGCCGATGTCTTGGCCGGCGTTGCCGAGAGCGAcgcggtgaaggaggagctcaagaagaaggcggtgcGGGCCGTTGTGGATCATGCCTTCTGTCTCGTGTGTGCATTGGATCACGCAGAGTTGACAAGCGTCTTCAACGACACGATCGTCATGTCTACGAGCACGCTTATCACCGAAGGGAAGGACGATCCCGTTCTCCTGCAGCATGGTCTGCGCGCGCTCGCTCACCTCGCCGCGGCCTTCCCAATGGCGGCATCTGTAGCGCTGGACTTTGACTTTCTCGCCGAGCAGTGCACCAACGCCGACTCACCAGCGGTGAGCGCTGGTGCCCTCATCGTGGGCTCGCTGAATGTGATGAGTGCCATTGTTCTCCGGGAGCCCACTGTGGTTACCTTTGAGTGGATCGAGATTCTGCTCGGCACTCTGCAGAACCTCGACGGGTGGCGGCACAGCGTGCCGGATCTGGACGCCGCTCTGTGGCGATGTGTGCGGCACACCGTCGACGCCTCCGCGGACTGTAATGAGTACCTTTTCACGGCGGAGATGGAGAATGGGCTGCGAAACGAGCTGGGGAGCCTGAAATGCGAGCGTGCGCACCTGGACAGCATAATGCCGTCCCTCCTCGCCATAGCCTCCCGCATGCAACCTTCTGAGTATCCTCACGTATACGCGGCGACGCAGGAGGCGATCACGCGTGTGCCGGCGGAGCTGTGGACGCAAGACATGTGTGACGGCGCCCTCCACTTCCTTGTCACGTCGTATCCGTTGCTGGACTCTCACCAAGCGGATGAAGCCACTGCAAGGTGCACGACCACGGCGGCCGTGGCCGTCCTctacggcgctgcgcatTCGCACTTGCATTTGACGGCTGGTGCGTGCGCCAACTTGGCTCGGGGAATTTCCAAAAAGGGCCTCATAACTAACGCAATGACGGCACTCTTCGACCTCGCGgacgacgctgcggcggtgttgGTCTCCTCAGACGCGGTCGCCATCCCATGTGAGGCGACAAAGCTGTGCAGTGCTGttctgccgcttctgcaCAATTTATTCGTTACTTGCCCAACGACGCGGTCGCCTGCTGCGGAGGAACGCGTGCAGCGCATAAGTAGCGTTCTGGCGCGCGCCCCATCAAGCGCATTCACaccacagctgcacctcgccACACTGCTCCTTGTGGAGGACACTTGTTCCTGCAGGACCCATTCCAGTGTAACGACGGAGAGCGTCAAAATGCAGCAAGTATGGACGGTCCTGATGAGCATAACTCAGCAGGCGGCCGACAAAAAGAGTGAGGAGGCGTGGCGTGCCGTTTTGAGCCGCACCTACGCAGTCGCCCACCagctctttctcgccttctccgccgtACCCATTGTGGACCAGAGCGATCCTCGTTTGAGCTTCGTCGGCAAGTGCGGTCTGCCGCATGTGGCAATGGAGGAATGCGCTGCCTTGCTCCAGACGGTGCTCAACAACGAAGACGCTCGTGCTAGCCTGCGGCGGGACTACGGTGAGTCGTATACAGTCGCCCTCCAGCACATTGCAAACACCGTCCATCACTCGAGCGGAATCattccgctctctcttcagCGGTATCACGAGGAAACAAAGCAGAACTGA
- a CDS encoding hypothetical protein (TriTrypDB/GeneDB-style sysID: LpmP.33.3240), which yields MAEGNATAVGTGALATASLRRGCCVPILSFLHVPGKMLKPLWLMMGTAFRFRTRRMIKAASGKPAASPSVLLLTAKHSFAPWNYTKDASQLKIPQEYQKARFVICRMYRTDEDGRAVATDAVSLRLLAQHPNLDVALLAVDAASWKAPHRATAEAPTHTLDLAPESLLLCEELYPAASDGLLIGFRGVGRLGELDTLDPSVLQRLPPHERDALLKEMQDVEGKQIRATATVSVLDAQGMCKGVGDLATCYHGMSGSPLVTTAGQCAGVLYGHHPDAPGCIGYTPCADFADWLENEVQLYTKRRNSH from the coding sequence ATGGCAGAGGGCAACGCTACTGCGGTTGGTACTGGTGCGCTAGCGACAGCGTCactgcgccgcggctgctgtgtCCCAATCCTGAGCTTTCTGCACGTCCCGGGGAAAATGCTGAAGCCTCTGTGGCTTATGATGGGTACCGCCTTCAGATTTCGAACTCGCAGAATGATCAAGGCTGCAAGCGGGAAGCCAGCAGCCTCGCCGTCTGTGCTGTTGCTCACGGCGAAGCACTCCTTTGCTCCCTGGAACTACACCAAAGATGCGTCGCAGTTGAAGATCCCCCAAGAGTATCAGAAGGCACGTTTTGTCATTTGCCGCATGTACCGCACGGACGAAGACGGgagggcggtggcgacagaCGCTGTGAGtctccgccttctcgccCAGCACCCCAACCTCGACGTGGCGCTACTCGCTGTCGATGCCGCATCATGGAAAGCGCCACATCGTGCTACCGCGGAGGCGCCAACGCACACATTGGACTTGGCGCCGGaatcactgctgctgtgcgaggAGCTCTATCCAGCTGCGTCGGATGGACTGCTCATTGGCTTCCGCGGCGTTGGTCGGCTTGGGGAGCTCGACACGTTGGACCCAtccgtgctgcagcgtctaCCTCCGCATGAGCGCGACGCTCTTCTGAAGGAAATGCAGGACGTGGAAGGCAAGCAGATACGGGCCACCGCAACCGTCTCGGTACTGGATGCGCAGGGCATGTGCAAAGGTGTGGGTGATCTCGCCACATGCTATCACGGCATGTCAGGCAGCCCCCTCGTCACTACAGCTGGCCAATGCGCGGGGGTGCTCTACGGCCACCATCCGGATGCACCCGGGTGCATCGGCTATACGCCCTGCGCAGACTTTGCGGACTGGCTTGAAAATGAGGTGCAGCTGTACACGAAGAGGCGCAATTCTCATTGA
- a CDS encoding 40S ribosomal protein S13, putative (TriTrypDB/GeneDB-style sysID: LpmP.33.3260) yields MVRMHGNGRGKASSALPYRRTPPAWLKIASRNVVKMVCKSSRKGMMPSQIGMELRDSMGIAQVKNVTGRKILRILKHNGLAPEIPEDLYFLVKRATQMRKHLERHTTDRDTKYRLILVESRIHRLARYYKRVKQLPPTWKYESSTASAMVA; encoded by the coding sequence ATGGTGCGCATGCACGGCAACGGTCGGGGAAAGGCCTCGTCCGCGCTCCCCTACCGCCGCACTCCCCCGGCATGGCTTAAGATCGCAAGCCGCAACGTGGTGAAGATGGTGTGCAAAAGCTCTCGCAAGGGTATGATGCCCAGTCAGATTGGCATGGAGTTGCGTGATTCCATGGGCATTGCCCAGGTGAAGAACGTGACAGGCCGCAAGATCCTGCGCATCCTCAAGCACAACGGTCTCGCCCCGGAGATCCCAGAGGATCTGTACTTCCTCGTGAAGCGCGCCACCCAGATGCGCAAGCACCTCGAACGCCACACGACGGACCGTGACACCAAGTACCGCCTCATTCTGGTCGAGTCCCGCATCCACCGCCTGGCCCGCTACTACAAGCGTGtcaagcagctgccgcccACCTGGAAGTATGAGTCTAGCACGGCCTCCGCCATGGTCGCGTAA
- a CDS encoding hypothetical protein (TriTrypDB/GeneDB-style sysID: LpmP.33.3270): MRRSWASRTVRRTARLSSLHISNSVSEEKAKWEQKQKEAAEKGFARRNSADDRVLMSQLFKAPESVSGGVAVANLPPKQRERTDFDAYRLSTTDFTSLVTPHGAPSKSGLGAGFGVKEDKRLRFLRPRQPYTGSASIVPKFDENGLPIDEILTPEQRIQKRKEYMKNIEGITMSAREHFLLVDLDFQKDAMLFGDTREEFERNVTKLKHVIIAYNKWEWTDNFYYYMTVLLKLLTVWALMESLQQFYELRLFASHYDDFVEAIEADIAALELKRKADFKDAAEELRRHKPDFKSVLEAIARERDSLANLKTRAAEEELREKEAKTEEQTRPSGSGVGYLVWEALRVNRGCALTKVEPVPMVSALDVKNPSASHPMDTTFEERHNERRRKADEAREMQRLAALTGNSAQDGIWTHVWNRITGIFHAQQHLRLEEVAQYSYAASPSSIPSIRALRRILLPRSEDMVQIVREEMLAYREEKEQRYAHPL; this comes from the coding sequence ATGCGGCGCTCGTGGGCGTCGCGCACCGTTCGAAGGACCGCACGGCTGTCTTCCCTTCACATCTCCAACTCGGTgagcgaggagaaggcgaaaTGGGAGCAGAAGCAAAAGGAGGCAGCCGAGAAGGGTTTTGCACGTCGTAACAGCGCCGATGACAGGGTACTCATGAGTCAGCTCTTCAAGGCCCCTGAgagcgtcagcggcggcgtcgcggtGGCCAACCTCCCGCCAAAGCAGCGCGAGAGGACCGATTTTGACGCGTACCGGCTCTCAACCACCGACTTCACCTCTCTCGTTACGCCGCACGGAGCGCCGAGCAAAAGTGGGCTCGGCGCTGGTTTTGGTGTCAAAGAAGACAAGCGACTCCGGTTCctgcggccgcggcagccgtaCACCGGGTCGGCCTCGATTGTGCCCAAGTTCGACGAAAACGGCCTGCCCATTGACGAGATCCTCACCCCTGAGCAGAGGATACAAAAGCGAAAGGAGTACATGAAGAACATTGAGGGCATCACCATGAGCGCCAGGGAGCACTTTTTACTCGTGGACCTTGACTTCCAGAAGGATGCGATGCTATTTGGCGACACGCGCGAGGAGTTTGAGCGCAACGTGACAAAGCTCAAGCATGTCATCATCGCCTATAACAAGTGGGAGTGGACGGATAACTTCTACTACTAcatgacggtgctgctgaagctgctcaCGGTGTGGGCACTTATGGAATCTCTCCAGCAGTTCTAcgagctgcgcctcttcgccTCTCACTACGACGACTTTGTCGAGGCTATAGAGGCGGACATAGCCGCTCTGGAGCTAAAGCGAAAGGCGGACTTTAAAGATGCTGCggaagagctgcgccgtcacAAGCCGGATTTCAAATCCGTACTGGAGGCCATTGCACGTGAGCGTGACAGCCTCGCCAACCTGAAGACACGggctgcagaggaggagctgcgtgaAAAGGAAGCGAAGACAGAAGAACAGACGAGACCTAGTGGAAGCGGGGTGGGCTATCTGGTGTGGGAGGCTTTGAGAGTGAACAGGGGCTGCGCACTGACAAAGGTGGAGCCGGTCCCCATGGTGTCGGCTCTCGACGTCAAGAACCCGAGCGCATCGCATCCGATGGACACGACTTTTGAGGAGCGCCACaacgagcggcggcgcaaggCCGACGAGGCGCGTGAAATGCAGCGTCTGGCCGCGCTCACTGGAAACTCTGCTCAAGATGGCATCTGGACACATGTGTGGAATCGCATTACCGGGATTTTTCAtgcccagcagcacctgcggctcgaggaggtggcgcagtaCTCGTACGCGGCAAGTCCCTCCAGTATCCCTTCCAtccgtgcgctgcgccgcattcTGTTGCCACGCTCTGAGGACATGGTGCAGATTGTACGGGAAGAGATGCTGGCCTacagggaggaaaaggagcagcGGTACGCGCACCCCCTGTAG